From Nilaparvata lugens isolate BPH chromosome 7, ASM1435652v1, whole genome shotgun sequence, one genomic window encodes:
- the LOC111051656 gene encoding protein sarah — MEEGRMSVDSDEGEMIINEVDGLPNMHPNYSDLNLTRQQPHTDTGTRTIDELIHDEDLPTSIIVTNLDGTLFKNDELKKQIETLFKQYGEPASFQYFRSFKRMRVNYNCPAAAAKARIHLHQTQFLGTIINCYFAQPVTPIDAADQHLQPPALTKQFLISPPASPPVGWESHSEAEPLVNYDLLAAIANLTPGEAHELHAASGSQPGIVVHVCEEGSLGPTATSQAPIASKGRIIQTRCPDHN, encoded by the exons aTGGAGGAGGGCCGGATGAGTGTTGACTCGGATGAAGGTGAAATGATAATCAACGAGGTGGATGGCTTGCCGAACATGCATCCCAACTACAGTGACCTGAACCTCACCCGGCAGCAACCCCACACTGACACAGGCACACGCACTATTGACGAATTGATACACGACGAAGATCTGCCCACTTCGATTATAGTTACAAATTTAGATGGCACACTGTTCAAAAATGATGAGCTTAAG AAACAAATTGAAACGCTATTCAAACAGTACGGTGAACCGGCCTCATTCCAATACTTCCGCAGTTTCAAGCGGATGCGAGTGAACTACAACTGTCCGGCAGCCGCCGCAAAGGCCAGAATCCACCTGCACCAGACTCAATTTCTCGGCACCATTATCAACTGCTATTTCGCTCAG CCAGTGACTCCGATAGATGCGGCCGACCAGCACTTGCAGCCGCCGGCGCTGACAAAGCAGTTCCTGATCTCGCCACCGGCGTCGCCACCTGTCGGCTGGGAGTCGCACTCCGAGGCCGAACCACTCGTCAACTACGATCTACTAGCTGCCATTGCCAACCTCACGCCAG GAGAAGCACACGAACTTCACGCAGCGTCGGGCAGTCAGCCAGGCATAGTGGTGCACGTGTGTGAGGAGGGCAGTCTAGGCCCAACTGCCACCAGTCAGGCTCCCATCGCATCGAAAGGCCGCATCATCCAGACACGCTGTCCCGATCACAATTAA
- the LOC111051655 gene encoding PAX3- and PAX7-binding protein 1 produces MATFKKPKRNLRKRGELGFSDENDSEDKSNSSDGFSFVKKPDKKLKKELTKTSVLSFGEELDEGDDGEIFQVKKSSHSKKIRKQLDKEKKKKKDAKSDDSKDNKTNVKEILVDDEITIKIKNPINVPKVLNGREALATLSESSDEEEGATKHGTMRHKFSHSDQMKQLLRRGCIPDAAMIHAVRKRRQEARELGVEYIPLNENNGQEKESKTDMMNANSRLVREDDEGSDDEEKIIKMSVHSAVADKERRREAFAAAQDDQYEQGHDDVDKDDEWEKQQIRKGVTGAQLVAVQQENFYYQQFMMQQTSAPSSISNMAAAQPEIPPTTITTTSFPTHPPTDANTAIDPPSVVKKMKDRLADMKEVHRRHYLDCDSMRREMEALSLERERLREDGPRLADKFRFYQDLRGYVTDLVECLDEKVVILLALEQRLLSIYKKRCTDLMARRRQDVKDQAEELATSASKPSMRDEERVRRAAEREGRRIRRMRLREQKAVTNGGKHMDGMSSDDEVTEMEAAAFRTQKETVEQDAKHVFEDALDDFATVGGILERFESWKETDLDAYTEAYVNLCLPKVLGPLIRLNILMWNPLSQAGNDLERTAWYVSLLNYGIKNSETEDSLKSDPDLQLIPRVFEKIIVPKLNQLVDASYDPISTSQSLSLVQIVSNLIQLYPTLSAESKNLNTLLNTIVLKLRNSIENDVFIPIFPKQMMEGRMNYFFQRQFAMAVKLLSNIVRWQGIVSDEIIFELALDSLLNRYLLLAIRISEPFQAAVKCYMVSSALPKVWLQPDNTPKQLKSLIDQANTISEQLDQTRPLARDAVDKLSCLLRLVT; encoded by the exons ATGGCAACGTTCAAGAAACCCAAACGAAATTTGCGGAAGCGGGGCGAGTTGGGATTTTCAGATGAAAATGACTCTGAGGATAAATCTAACAGTTCTGATGGATTCAGTTTTGTCAAAAAACcagataaaaaattgaaaaaagaactTACAAAAACATCAGTTCTTAGTTTTGGTGAGGAATTGGATGAAG GTGACGATGGAGAGATTTTCCAGGTTAAAAAATCCTCTCACAGTAAAAAAATCAGAAAACAGCTtgataaagagaagaaaaagaaaaaagatgcCAAATCCGATGACTCGAAAGACAATAAAACAAACGTCAAGGAAATATTGGTAGacgatgaaataacaataaaaataaagaatccTATC AATGTACCCAAAGTATTGAATGGTCGGGAAGCTCTAGCAACTTTGAGTgaaagctcagatgaggaagagggAGCTACGAAACATGGTACAATGAGGCACAAATTCTCTCATTCGGATCAAATGAAGCAACTTTTAAGAC GAGGCTGTATCCCAGACGCTGCTATGATTCACGCGGTCAGAAAAAGGAGACAGGAAGCTCGAGAATTGGGAGTCGAGTATATTCCCCTTAACGAGAATAATGGACAAGA GAAAGAGAGTAAAACAGACATGATGAATGCGAACTCTCGACTAGTGCGAGAGGATGACGAAGGTAGTGATGACGAGGAGAAAATCATCAAAATGTCGGTGCATTCAGCGGTGGCTGACAAAGAGAGACGAAGAGAAGCATTCGCCGCAGCGCAGGACGATCAATATGAGCAAG GTCATGATGATGTTGACAAAGATGATGAATGGGAAAAGCAACAGATAAGGAAGGGTGTCACAGGAGCACAG TTGGTTGCTGTACAACAGGAGAATTTCTATTACCAGCAGTTTATGATGCAACAAACGTCAGCACCGTCGTCAATATCCAATATGGCGGCTGCGCAACCGGAAATCCCCCCCACCACCATCACCACCACCTCCTTTCCCACTCACCCCCCTACCGATGCCAACACTGCCATTGATCCTCCCTCTGTTGTCAAGAAAATGAAAGACAg ATTGGCGGATATGAAAGAGGTGCACCGGCGACACTACCTCGACTGTGACTCGATGCGCAGAGAGATGGAAGCACTGAGCTTGGAGCGAGAGCGCCTGCGCGAGGATGGCCCGAGGCTGGCGGACAAGTTCCGCTTTTACCAAGATTTGCGTGGGTATGTCACAGACTTGGTAGAGTGTCTTGATGAGAAG GTTGTGATTTTGCTGGCTTTGGAACAGCGTCTGCTGTCTATATACAAAAAGCGATGCACTGATCTAATGGCGAGACGCCGTCAGGATGTTAAGGACCAGGCTGAAGAACTTGCCACTTCTGCTTCTA AGCCTTCGATGAGGGATGAAGAGAGGGTGCGCCGGGCGGCAGAGAGAGAGGGAAGACGCATCAGACGAATGCGCCTGCGCGAACAGAAGGCAGTGACCAATGGTGGCAAGCACATGGATGGCATGTCCAGTGACGACGAGGTCACCGAAATGGAAGCCGCTGCTTTCAGGACACAGAAAG AAACTGTGGAGCAAGATGCTAAACATGTGTTTGAAGATGCTCTGGATGATTTTGCCACAGTTGGAGGAATTTTAGAAAGGTTTGAAAGCTGGAAGGAAACTGATTTAGATGCTTACACCGAAGCTTATGTCAATCTATGTTTACCGAAAGTTCTTGGGCCTTTGATCAGGCTGAATATCTTGATGTGGAACCCTTTAAGTCAG GCTGGCAATGATTTGGAAAGAACAGCTTGGTATGTGAGCCTACTGAACTATGGAATAAAGAATTCGGAAACAGAAGATTCTCTGAAATCTGATCCCGACCTGCAATTAATACCTagagtatttgaaaaaattattgtacCGAAACTGAACC AGCTTGTAGATGCCAGCTACGATCCAATATCCACATCTCAATCGCTATCACTTGTGCAAATAGTATCCAACCTGATCCAGCTCTACCCGACACTGAGCGCCGAAAGCAAGAATCTAAACACACTGCTGAACACAATCGTGTTGAAACTGAGAAATTCGATTGAGAACGACGTGTTCATTCCGATCTTCCCGAAGCAGATGATGGAGGGGCGCATGAACTACTTTTTCCAGCGCCAGTTCGCGATGGCAGTGAAACTGCTGAGCAACATTGTCAGGTGGCAGGGAATCGTCAGCGATGAGATCATTTTCGAACTGGCGCTCGATTCGCTGCTCAATCGCTATCTGCTGCTGGCCATTCGCATCAGTGAGCCTTTCCAGGCTGCCGTCAAGTGTTATATG